A window of the Halococcus agarilyticus genome harbors these coding sequences:
- a CDS encoding mandelate racemase/muconate lactonizing enzyme family protein, with protein sequence MLGGVGWRDLQMDGSRRDDERDIEITDVRCVVIEGNFPWNLIKVETSAGEYGLGEAFPGPASEYIEFLRPGLVGQNPFDIDRLTEHMTQLLSGLGGSLGYSQAAVSGIETALFDVVGKLVDLPAYQLMGGKYRDAVRIYCDCHAGEALAESSDADPREIYSPASYADAAREVIDEGFDALKFDLDVRIEDADTATRRLSNDAVEHKLAIVEAVREEIGADPALAFDLHWNFSVETAERIARGLEEYDLAWLEDPVPPEGVDSHRKVTAAASTPILAGENLTRVEGFLPFLTEQAVDIIAPDLQKAGGLLEFRKIATVADAFDMPVAPHNISSPVGTMASVHACATVPNAFALEWHAREVEWWDDLLVREEPLIEDGEIAVPEAPGLGIELDTEVAAEHTAPGEEMFEL encoded by the coding sequence ATGCTGGGCGGAGTCGGCTGGCGTGACCTGCAGATGGACGGAAGCAGACGGGACGACGAGCGTGACATCGAGATAACCGACGTCCGCTGCGTCGTGATCGAGGGGAACTTCCCGTGGAACCTCATCAAAGTCGAGACCAGTGCCGGAGAGTACGGCCTCGGGGAGGCGTTCCCCGGACCGGCCTCCGAGTACATCGAGTTCCTCCGTCCCGGTCTCGTCGGTCAGAACCCCTTCGACATCGACCGACTCACCGAGCACATGACCCAGCTCCTCTCGGGTCTCGGTGGCTCGCTCGGCTACTCCCAGGCAGCGGTCAGCGGGATCGAAACCGCGCTGTTCGACGTGGTCGGGAAGCTCGTCGACCTCCCCGCCTACCAGCTGATGGGGGGAAAGTACCGCGATGCCGTTCGCATCTACTGCGATTGTCACGCCGGTGAGGCGCTCGCGGAGTCGTCCGACGCCGACCCACGGGAGATCTACTCCCCGGCGTCGTACGCGGACGCCGCCCGCGAGGTGATCGACGAGGGGTTCGACGCGCTCAAGTTCGACCTCGACGTGCGGATCGAGGACGCCGACACGGCCACCCGCCGGCTCTCGAACGACGCGGTCGAGCACAAACTCGCCATCGTCGAGGCGGTCCGCGAGGAGATCGGTGCCGACCCGGCGCTCGCGTTCGACCTCCACTGGAACTTCTCGGTCGAGACCGCGGAGCGCATCGCTCGCGGCCTCGAGGAGTACGACCTCGCGTGGCTCGAAGATCCCGTCCCACCCGAGGGCGTCGACTCCCATCGGAAGGTGACGGCGGCGGCGAGCACCCCGATCCTCGCCGGCGAGAACCTCACCCGGGTCGAGGGGTTCCTGCCGTTCCTCACCGAGCAGGCGGTCGACATCATCGCTCCCGACCTCCAGAAGGCGGGCGGACTCCTCGAATTCCGGAAGATCGCCACGGTCGCCGACGCGTTCGACATGCCGGTAGCGCCCCACAACATCTCCAGTCCCGTCGGGACGATGGCGAGCGTCCACGCCTGTGCAACCGTCCCGAACGCCTTCGCGCTCGAGTGGCACGCCCGCGAGGTGGAGTGGTGGGACGACCTGCTCGTCCGAGAGGAACCGCTCATCGAGGACGGCGAGATAGCGGTGCCCGAGGCACCGGGACTGGGGATCGAGCTCGACACCGAGGTGGCCGCGGAGCACACCGCTCCCGGCGAGGAGATGTTCGAACTGTAA
- a CDS encoding glycoside hydrolase family 117 protein, protein MSSETAESEAMRRFRERDLKYDEENEFNRQFSYSPAIGLGEEEGVSRRDPSSVVRVGSTYYVWYTKVEGPSVGIEHATEELPARTWDLADVWYATSEDGHCWTEQGKAVERGGLEFDERSVFTPDILVANDRYYLFYQAISDHYYRSTQNVVAMASAESPDGPWEKESEPILEAGEGPSKWDRQAQKNHDPGPLKLDGQYLLYYKGTVVTEGQSNQRRPQWGVAVADDPSGPYEKSELNPVTNSGHETHVWRHGDGVAALITRDGPEKNTIQYASDGLNFVPKANIRDPPIAGGPYRPEVADGEDIERMSWGLSHEPWGTWPHIVRFDC, encoded by the coding sequence ATGTCGTCAGAGACCGCAGAAAGCGAAGCGATGAGACGGTTCAGAGAACGAGATCTCAAATACGACGAGGAAAACGAATTCAACAGGCAGTTCAGTTATTCGCCTGCGATTGGGTTGGGGGAAGAAGAGGGTGTGAGCCGCCGCGACCCATCCAGCGTCGTTCGGGTCGGGTCGACCTACTACGTCTGGTACACCAAGGTGGAGGGCCCAAGCGTCGGCATCGAACACGCCACCGAGGAACTACCGGCACGGACGTGGGACCTCGCAGATGTCTGGTATGCGACCTCCGAGGACGGGCACTGCTGGACCGAACAGGGAAAAGCCGTCGAACGCGGCGGACTGGAGTTCGACGAACGGAGCGTGTTCACACCCGATATTCTGGTAGCGAACGATCGATACTACCTGTTCTACCAAGCGATATCGGACCACTACTATCGATCGACCCAAAACGTCGTTGCGATGGCTTCCGCGGAGTCCCCTGACGGCCCGTGGGAGAAAGAGTCTGAGCCGATCTTGGAAGCAGGCGAGGGGCCGAGCAAGTGGGATCGACAAGCCCAGAAAAACCACGACCCAGGGCCTCTGAAACTGGATGGTCAGTATCTCCTCTACTACAAAGGGACCGTCGTAACTGAAGGCCAATCGAACCAGAGACGGCCCCAGTGGGGAGTCGCAGTCGCGGATGACCCCAGTGGACCATACGAAAAGTCGGAGCTGAATCCGGTGACGAACAGCGGCCACGAGACACACGTGTGGCGACACGGAGACGGCGTAGCCGCCCTGATCACTCGTGATGGTCCGGAGAAAAACACGATCCAATACGCCTCCGATGGGCTGAATTTCGTTCCAAAGGCGAATATTCGTGACCCGCCGATCGCGGGTGGTCCATACCGGCCAGAAGTGGCTGACGGCGAAGATATCGAACGGATGTCGTGGGGGCTCTCGCACGAACCATGGGGGACGTGGCCTCACATCGTCCGGTTCGACTGTTGA